The following proteins come from a genomic window of Brachionichthys hirsutus isolate HB-005 chromosome 20, CSIRO-AGI_Bhir_v1, whole genome shotgun sequence:
- the trib2 gene encoding tribbles homolog 2 gives MNLQRSNPINISRYGRSRHKSHDFEELSCLRTTESHQSFSPNLGSPSPPETPDSSHCISRIGDYLLLEPLEGDHVFRAAHLHSGEELVCKVFDISRYQESLAAYFALGQHQHINQILEILLGETRAYVFFERSYGDMHSFVRTCKKLREDEAARLFYQIASAVAHCHDNGLVLRDLKLRKFVFKNEDRSLVKLKSLEDTYILDGHDDSLSDKHGCPAYVSPEILNAGGSYSGKAADVWSLGVMLYTILVGRYPFHDVEPSSLFSKIRRGHFNIPETLTPKAKCLIRSILRREPAERLTSREILEHPWFTSSGPLGGAAAHGKGEREQEQLVPEVNMEEELEQLFS, from the exons ATGAACTTACAGAGGTCAAATCCGATTAACATTTCACGTTATGGGAGATCGCGGCACAAATCGCACGATTTCGAAGAGTTATCCTGCTTGAGGACTACAGAGTCGCACCAGAGTTTCAGTCCCAACCTCGGCTCCCCCAGCCCGCCGGAGACCCCGGACTCCTCGCACTGCATCTCCCGCATCGGGGACTACCTTTTGTTGGAACCACTGGAGGGAGACCACGTTTTCAGAGCCGCCCACCTGCACAGCGGAGAAGAGCTGGTGTGCAAG GTGTTTGACATTTCCCGATACCAGGAATCACTGGCGGCCTACTTTGCCCTGGGCCAGCACCAGCATATCAACCAAATCCTGGAGATCCTGCTCGGGGAGACTCGAGCCTATGTGTTCTTTGAGAGAAGCTATGGAGACATGCACTCTTTTGTTCGCACCTGCAAGAAGTTGCGGGAGGACGAAGCTGCCAGACTCTTCTATCAGATAGCCTCGGCCGTGGCACATTGCCATGACAACGGACTGGTCCTCCGCGACCTCAAACTGAGGAAGTTTGTCTTCAAGAACGAAGACAG gagcCTCGTGAAGCTGAAGAGTCTCGAGGACACCTACATCCTGGATGGTCACGATGACTCCCTGTCAGACAAACATGGCTGCCCAGCCTATGTCAGTCCGGAGATCCTCAATGCCGGCGGAAGCTATTCGGGGAAAGCAGCTGATGTCTGGAGTCTGGGCGTCATGCTTTATACCATCCTCGTGGGGCGCTATCCTTTCCATGACGTTGAGCCCAGCTCTCTGTTCAGCAAAATCCGCAGGGGCCACTTCAACATCCCGGAGACGCTCACGCCCAAGGCCAAGTGCCTGATCCGCTCCATCCTCCGCCGGGAACCCGCAGAGCGCCTTACCTCTCGGGAGATTCTGGAGCACCCCTGGTTTACGTCCTCCGGGCCTCTCGGGGGCGCTGCAGCGCATGGCAAAGgcgagagagagcaggagcagttGGTGCCCGAGGTGAACatggaagaggagctggagcagctcttCAGCTGA